A genome region from Panicum virgatum strain AP13 chromosome 4K, P.virgatum_v5, whole genome shotgun sequence includes the following:
- the LOC120704415 gene encoding delta-aminolevulinic acid dehydratase, chloroplastic-like codes for MASTVSFSPTNVQMLQGRSGRGHSAFGSCFAVPRAGPRLRSTAVRVSSEQEAAAAVRAPSGRTIEECEADAVAGKFPAPPPLVRPKAPEGTPEIRPLDMTKRPRRNRKSPALRAAFQETSISPANFVLPLFIHEGEDDAPIGAMPGCYRLGWRHGLLDEVYKARDVGVNSFVLFPKVPDALKTPTGDEAYNDNGLVPRTIRLLKDKFPDIVIYTDVALDPYSSDGHDGIVREDGVIMNDETVYQLCKQAVSQARAGADVVSPSDMMDGRVGALRAALDAEGFHDVSIMSYTAKYASSFYGPFREALDSNPRFGDKKTYQMNPANYREALIETAADEAEGADILLVKPGLPYLDIIRLLRDNSALPIAAYQVSGEYSMIKAGGALGMIDEQKVMMESLMCLRRAGADVILTYFARQAAGVLCGMGSK; via the exons ATGGCGTCCACCGTCTCCTTCTCCCCTACCAACGTGCAGATGCTCCAGGGTAGGAGCGGCCGCGGTCACTCAGCTTTCGGGAGCTGCTTCGCTGTTCCAAGAGCCGGGCCAAGGCTGCGTTCCACGGCCGTCAGGGTCAGcagcgagcaggaggcggcggcggccgtcaggGCGCCGTCAGGGAGGACCATCGAGGAGTGCGAGGCCGACGCTGTCGCTGGGAAATTCCCTGCTCCCCCGCCCTTGGTTAGACCAAAGGCTCCTGAAGGAACACCGGAGATCAGGCCCCTT GACATGACAAAGCGCCCACGTCGCAACCGGAAATCTCCTGCTCTTAGGGCTGCATTCCAGGAGACGAGCATCTCACCTGCCAATTTTGTGCTCCCATTGTTTATCCATGAAG GAGAAGATGATGCTCCTATAGGAGCTATGCCAGGATGCTATAGGCTTGGGTGGAGACATGGGCTTCTTGATGAG GTTTACAAGGCACGTGATGTTGGTGTTAACAGTTTCGTGCTatttccaaaagttcctgaTGCATTGAAG ACTCCAACAGGAGATGAAGCATACAATGATAATGGACTTGTTCCACGTACAATCCGCTTGCTTAAAGACAAATTCCCTGATATT GTTATCTACACTGATGTTGCATTGGATCCTTATTCGTCTGATGGCCATGATGGTATTGTGAGGGAAGATG GAGTAATTATGAATGATGAAACAGTTTATCAGTTGTGCAAGCAAGCTGTTTCACAG GCTCGTGCTGGTGCTGATGTTGTCAGCCCTAGTGACATGATGGATGGCCGTGTTGGAGCACTTCGTGCTGCTCTTGATGCTGAGGGTTTCCATGATGTCTCCATTATGTCCTACACGGCGAA GTATGCCAGTTCATTTTATGGCCCATTCAGAGAAGCTTTAGATTCAAATCCAAGATTTGGAGATAAGAAAAC TTATCAGATGAACCCAGCCAACTACAGAGAAGCCCTAATAGAAACTGCAGCAGATGAGGCGGAAGGAGCTGACATTCTTCTA GTGAAACCAGGATTACCATACTTGGATATCATCCGACTTCTTCGGGATAATTCAGCACTGCCGATTGCTGCTTACCAG GTTTCGGGCGAGTACTCGATGATCAAAGCCGGCGGGGCGCTGGGCATGATCGACGAGCAGAAGGTGATGATGGAGTCGCTCATGTGCctgcggcgcgccggcgctgaCGTCATCCTGACCTACTTCGCCCGTCAGGCCGCGGGCGTCCTGTGCGGCATGGGATCCAAGTAG